Proteins encoded in a region of the Tetrapisispora phaffii CBS 4417 chromosome 12, complete genome genome:
- the CYS3 gene encoding cystathionine gamma-lyase CYS3 (similar to Saccharomyces cerevisiae CYS3 (YAL012W); ancestral locus Anc_7.97), with product MGVQATDKFATKAIHAGSHVDVHGSVIEPISLSTTFKQSAPAEPIGEYEYSRSQNPNRKNLEDAIAALENGKYGLAFSSGSATTAIILQSLPQNSHAISIGDVYGGTHRYFSKVANTHGVDTDFTNDLVADLPKLVKENTRLVWIESPTNPTLKVTDIELVAKTIKSLNKDILLVVDNTFLSPYLSNPLNFGADIVVHSATKYINGHSDVVLGVLATNSRDIYERLQFLQNAVGAIPSPFDAWLTHRGLKTLHLRVRQAALNATKIAEFLAQSDNVVAVNYPGLPTNPDYAIVKKQHRDALGGGMISFRVKGGAEAASKFASSTRLFTLAESLGGIESLLEVPAVMTHGGIPKEQREASGVFDDLVRLSVGIEDGDDLLEDVKAALQKASN from the coding sequence ATGGGTGTTCAAGCTACCGACAAATTTGCTACCAAGGCTATCCATGCCGGCTCTCACGTCGATGTCCATGGTTCCGTCATTGAACCAATCTCTCTATCTACCACTTTCAAGCAATCTGCTCCTGCTGAACCAATCGGCGAGTACGAATACTCCAGATCTCAAAACCCAAACAGAAAGAACTTGGAGGATGCCATTGCCGCTTTAGAGAACGGTAAGTACGGTTTAGCTTTCTCTTCTGGTTCCGCCACCACTGCTATCATCTTACAATCTTTACCACAAAACTCTCACGCCATCTCCATCGGCGATGTTTACGGTGGTACTCACAGATACTTTTCCAAAGTTGCCAACACTCACGGTGTTGACACAGACTTCACCAACGATTTGGTCGCTGATCTACCAAAATTAGTTAAGGAAAACACAAGATTGGTTTGGATTGAATCTCCAACTAACCCAACTTTGAAGGTCACTGACATCGAATTGGTTGCCAAGACCATCAAATCATTAAACAAGGACATCTTATTAGTTGTCGACAACACTTTCTTATCCCCATACCTATCTAACCCATTGAACTTCGGTGCCGACATCGTCGTTCATTCTGCCACTAAGTACATCAATGGTCACTCTGATGTCGTTTTAGGTGTCTTAGCTACTAACAGCAGAGACATTTACGAAAGATTACAATTCTTACAAAACGCTGTCGGTGCTATCCCATCTCCATTCGACGCTTGGTTAACTCACAGAGGTTTAAAGACTTTACACTTACGTGTCAGACAAGCCGCTTTAAATGCCACTAAGATTGCTGAATTCTTAGCTCAAAGTGACAACGTCGTTGCTGTTAACTACCCAGGTCTACCCACCAACCCAGACTATGCCATTGTCAAGAAGCAACATAGAGATGCTTTAGGTGGTGGTATGATCTCTTTCAGAGTTAAGGGTGGTGCAGAAGCTGCTTCTAAGTTTGCTTCTTCTACTAGATTATTCACTTTAGCTGAATCTTTAGGTGGTattgaatcattattagaagTCCCAGCTGTCATGACTCATGGTGGTATTCCAAAGGAACAAAGAGAAGCTTCCGGTGTTTTCGATGACTTAGTTAGATTATCTGTTGGTATCGAAGACGGTGATGACTTATTAGAAGACGTCAAGGCTGCTCTACAAAAAGCCTCTAACTAA
- the SMC5 gene encoding DNA repair ATPase SMC5 (similar to Saccharomyces cerevisiae SMC5 (YOL034W); ancestral locus Anc_7.101), whose product MTTNVIDMAKYVNGSNETFQDIELQRGRKNNNNDYEESTDTVHTRAVNKRQKLIRDNLADFKPGSIIKIKLHNFVTYEFTEFDLSPSLNMIIGPNGSGKSTFVCAVCLGLAGKPEYIGRSRNVDDYIKNDEEHGEIEITLKNSEAIHDVEGVLEGSDTITITRILTRSKKKSEYKINDSLVTEATVKELVSLLNIQLDNLCQFLSQERVEEFARLKSERLLEETVRSIDPSLLTILNNLKELQTTELDIQTEVTNDNNKLGSLRKRREKYEKSVASYEVFNKTKHSLQVNTKLLPYAKVNEYKDQFKSLKEEYKAAKKKLKALQQDKEPFNREKDILERKLIDTERRTSSTLISFQKAKDNLKLATKDLNDIQESIHTKKKQIEYYKNRTKLLSIKINESKVEIENKQDILGNLPPFDDVHFNDLRSQSSQLITKEGDIEANIRSLRSKSKSIEHEINNLSRLESNKSKLLTSKDRIGILDQGARDLQEVKRAVLYLRQKPEMKGKILEPPIMTVSVSDPSYASFLAQCVDYNTCKAFTIIDSETYNLYADQILKQFKVNLREMRPITSEPPLSRAEIQSLGFDGYLKDFVRGDENVIHMLCQISNIHLIPVSKKALTPQQLKKLTVPDANGHLLFRRILHGNRIMDINKSSYGSKQVFTRDGTIRDTKFYRESVIARDFAAKINSEISQIKQRIKEGKEHLETVIQEEREERKEKYELEKQRESISKELKKLNNLQKEHSYLKSTIESLNQKWKQLEHESKKDTRHKIKDDENAIISLFEKQSKTLAKYVTITETINEYQEELMTSEISHYEYLNLFNSIGEVIKMLNDREIEFNNEYLEKKENFEKMKTSENFKAWTSEIASYDEPTKAILNEFAKEYNSKEQFTVQFLNDQISKLESELALLNSDGSSIEILAQIKQELESLEKNLPAKVIKLNKIKETMATNREILEPRLDDIINKISNRFSQLFINAGSASQIVLDKPILYADWKIQILVKFRDNADLKPLDSHTQSGGEKAVSTVFYMIALQEFTIAPFRVVDEINQGMDPRNEKIVHQSMVENACADNTSQYFLITPKLLTGLFYHEKMRVHCVMAGPWIPDPLKNPHALHLGNPSKYTF is encoded by the coding sequence ATTGAATTGCAACGTGGtagaaaaaacaataataacgaCTACGAGGAAAGTACTGATACAGTTCATACTAGAGCTGTGAATAAGAGACAAAAGCTCATTAGAGACAATTTAGCCGACTTTAAACCAGGATctatcattaaaataaagCTGCATAACTTTGTGACTTATGAATTCACAGAATTTGATCTTTCCCCATCACTGAATATGATTATTGGTCCTAATGGTTCTGGTAAATCAACATTTGTGTGTGCTGTATGCCTAGGGTTAGCAGGTAAGCCTGAGTACATAGGTAGAAGTCGTAATGTTGATGATTATATTAAGAATGATGAAGAGCATGGTGAGATTGAAattactttaaaaaattcagaAGCAATTCATGATGTGGAGGGCGTTTTAGAAGGGTCAGATACTATCACTATAACAAGAATTTTGACAcgttcaaaaaaaaaatcagaaTATAAGATAAACGATAGTTTAGTTACGGAGGCTACGGTAAAGGAGCTAGTATCACTATTGAATATTCaattagataatttatGCCAGTTTTTATCACAAGAACGTGTAGAAGAGTTTGCACGTTTGAAATCTGAAAgattattagaagaaacGGTAAGATCAATTGACCCAAgtttattaacaatattaaataatttaaaagaactTCAAACAACTGAACTTGATATTCAGACAGAAGTTACCAACGATAACAATAAGTTAGGAAGTTTGAggaaaagaagagaaaaataTGAGAAATCAGTCGCTTCCTATGAAgtatttaataaaacaaaacatTCACTTCAAGTTAACACCAAATTATTACCTTATGCTAAAGTAAACGAATACAAAGATCAATTCAAATCATTGAAAGAAGAATACAAAGCAgccaaaaaaaaattaaaggcCTTACAACAGGACAAAGAACCATTTAATAGGGAAAAAGATATACTAGAGAGAAAATTAATCGACACAGAAAGGAGAACTTCTTCTacattaatatcatttcAGAAAGCAAAAGATAACCTTAAACTAGCAACCAAAGATCTTAACGACATTCAAGAGTCAATACatacaaagaaaaaacaaatcGAATATTATAAGAATAGAACAAAGCTATTATcgataaaaataaatgagAGTAAAGTTGAAATTGAGAATAAACAAGATATTCTTGGCAACTTACCACCATTTGATGATGTGCATTTCAACGATCTACGTTCTCAAAGTTCACAATTGATTACAAAAGAAGGTGATATTGAAGCTAATATTAGATCATTGAGATCAAAGTCTAAATCCATCGAGCATGAGATAAATAATCTTTCAAGATTAGAAAGCAATAAATCGAAACTATTAACAAGTAAAGACAGAATTGGTATTTTAGACCAAGGCGCTAGGGATCTTCAGGAAGTGAAAAGAGCTGTATTGTACTTGAGACAAAAGCCAGAAATGAAAGGTAAAATTTTAGAACCTCCAATCATGACAGTTTCAGTTTCAGATCCATCGTATGCATCGTTTTTAGCTCAATGTGTTGATTATAATACATGCAAAGCTTTCACTATTATAGACTCAGAAACATACAATTTATACGCAgatcaaattttaaaacaatttaaaGTCAATTTAAGAGAAATGAGACCTATAACATCCGAACCACCTCTATCTAGGGCTGAAATTCAATCTTTGGGATTTGATGGCTACCTAAAAGATTTTGTAAGGGGAGATGAAAATGTAATCCATATGCTTTGCCAAATTAGCAATATTCATCTGATCCCTGTTTCTAAAAAAGCATTAACTCCACaacaattaaagaaattaacaGTTCCAGATGCAAATGGTCATTTATTGTTTAGAAGAATTCTACATGGTAACAGAATAAtggatataaataaatcatcataTGGGAGCAAACAAGTTTTTACTAGAGATGGTACCATTAGAGATACTAAATTTTATAGAGAATCTGTGATCGCTCGTGATTTTGCTGCTAAAATAAACTCAGAAATTTCACAGATAAAACAAAGAATCAAAGAAGGTAAAGAACATTTAGAAACAGTAATTCAAGAGGAGCgtgaagaaagaaaagaaaagtaTGAATTAGAGAAGCAAAGAGAAAGCATATCAAAGGagttaaagaaattgaataatCTCCAGAAAGAACATTCATATCTAAAAAGTACCattgaatcattaaatCAGAAATGGAAACAACTAGAACATGAATCGAAAAAAGATACTAGGCATAAGATAAAAGATGACGAGAATGCCattatatctttatttgaaaaacaatCCAAGACTTTAGCAAAATATGTAACAATAACAGAAACTATAAACGAGTATCAGGAAGAATTGATGACTTCTGAAATTTCCCATTATGAATacttaaatttatttaattccaTTGGTgaagtaataaaaatgttaaatgATCGTGagattgaatttaataatgaatatttagaaaaaaaagagaacTTTGAAAAGATGAAAACATCTGAGAATTTTAAAGCATGGACTTCGGAAATTGCCTCTTATGATGAACCTACGAAAGCcatattaaatgaatttgcTAAAGAGTACAATAGCAAGGAACAATTTACTGTTCAATTCTTAAACGATCAAATCTCCAAATTGGAATCAGAACTTGCTCTTTTAAATAGCGATGGGTCCTCCATTGAAATTTTGGCGCAAATTAAACAGGAGCTAGAGTCACTGGAAAAGAATTTGCCTGCaaaagttattaaattgaataagATAAAAGAAACTATGGCCACCAATAGAGAAATTTTGGAACCAAGATTAGAcgatattattaataaaatttcgAATCGTTTTTCTCAACTGTTCATCAATGCAGGAAGTGCAAGTCAAATTGTTTTAGATAAGCCTATATTATATGCTGATTGgaaaatacaaatattgGTGAAGTTTAGAGATAATGCTGATTTGAAACCATTAGACTCACATACACAATCTGGTGGTGAGAAAGCAGTCTCAACCGTATTTTATATGATTGCATTACAAGAATTCACTATTGCTCCCTTTAGAGTGGTTGACGAGATTAATCAAGGTATGGATCCGAGGAATGAAAAGATAGTGCACCAATCGATGGTAGAAAACGCATGTGCAGATAACACCTCTCAATACTTCTTAATCACACCAAAACTATTAACTGGTCTATTTTATCATGAAAAGATGAGAGTCCATTGTGTGATGGCAGGACCTTGGATTCCTGATCCATTAAAAAATCCACATGCTCTTCATTTGGGGAACCCATCTAAGTACACTTTCTAG
- the MSE1 gene encoding glutamate--tRNA ligase MSE1 (similar to Saccharomyces cerevisiae MSE1 (YOL033W); ancestral locus Anc_7.100), with protein sequence MLILGNASTRLLFRCNRFHYSTLLKTKKKSLLSSKPVKDKHPTSPVRTRFAPSPTGFMHLGSLRTALYNYLLAKSTGGQFLLRLEDTDQKRLVEGAEEDIYETLKWCGIEYDEGPNVNSEAYGPFRQSERTKIYAKHIKVLLENGDAYKCFCTKERLDEMKESAQKLNPPSSASYDRHCLHLNEEEIKQKELLNSPYTIRLKSPEKYPEFEDLLHGKLSIQIQYNPHKKTYDDPILIKSDGLPTYHFANVVDDHLMKITHVIRGEEWLPSTPKHISMYNALGWQAPKYIHIPLLTSINDKKLSKRKGDSSILSMKKNGVLPEALLNFSVLFGWSPPRKLSEQNHECFTKEEFIKYFNLNYLTKGNAKVDDKKLWYFNKHYLKKRLEDNVTFQEIEKEILSSAQQEFTADIATPEKINHILKQCGSSLTSVNEFNKKFYYFFKTPEYTEDEANIAAFLTNQDKRTTLEVLTAVKDDQITTENLNEKVSNLAEKLNLPIKKVFQSLRFALAGSHPGAKLPILIGIIGPKQTMERIDNAIVFLKQVQDDTPIGKKHGAQCL encoded by the coding sequence ATGTTGATTTTAGGTAATGCTTCAACGAGGTTGTTATTTCGATGCAATAGATTTCATTATAGTACACTTTTAAAAACTAAGAAAAAATCCCTTCTTTCCAGCAAACCAGTCAAGGATAAACATCCAACTTCACCTGTGAGAACTAGATTTGCTCCTTCTCCTACTGGCTTTATGCACCTGGGGTCTTTAAGAACAGCCTTATATAACTATTTGTTGGCTAAAAGTACTGGCGGTCAATTTTTGTTAAGATTAGAGGACACAGATCAAAAGAGATTAGTGGAAGGAGCAGAAGAGGATATCTACGAAACTTTGAAATGGTGTGGTATCGAATATGATGAAGGTCCTAATGTTAATTCTGAAGCTTATGGCCCATTTAGACAAAGTGAGCGTACAAAGATCTATGCAAAACATATTAAGGTGTTGTTAGAAAATGGCGATGCGTATAAGTGTTTTTGTACAAAGGAACGTTTAGATGAAATGAAGGAATCGGCCCAGAAACTAAACCCACCTTCTTCTGCAAGTTACGACAGACATTGCTTACATTTAaacgaagaagaaattaaacAGAAAGAGTTACTCAACTCTCCATACACCATTAGATTGAAATCACCAGAAAAATACCCAGAATTCGAGGACTTATTACATGGGAAACTGTCCATTCAAATACAATACAACCCACATAAGAAAACTTATGATGATccaatattaattaaatcagACGGTTTACCTACCTACCATTTTGCTAATGTAGTGGATGACCATCTTATGAAAATAACCCATGTAATCAGAGGAGAAGAATGGTTACCTTCTACGCCCAAACATATCTCTATGTATAATGCACTTGGCTGGCAGGCtccaaaatatattcacaTTCCTTTGCTGACTAGTATCAATGATAAGAAATTAAGTAAAAGAAAGGGTGATTCATCAATACTGTCAATGAAAAAGAATGGTGTCTTACCTGAAGCATTATTAAACTTTTCGGTACTTTTTGGTTGGTCTCCACCTAGAAAACTATCTGAGCAAAACCATGAATGTTTTACCAAGGAAGAATTCATCAAGTATTTTAACTTAAACTATTTAACCAAAGGTAATGCCAAAGTTGATGACAAAAAATTATGGTACTTCAATaaacattatttaaaaaagagGTTAGAAGACAATGTGACTTTTCAAGAGATAGAAAAAGAGATCTTGTCCAGTGCTCAACAAGAATTCACTGCTGATATTGCCACTCCAGAAAAGATTAATCATATCTTGAAGCAATGCGGGTCGTCATTAACCAGCgtcaatgaattcaataagaagttttattattttttcaaaacacCTGAATACACAGAAGATGAAGCTAATATTGCAGCATTTTTAACAAACCAGGATAAAAGGACAACATTGGAAGTGCTAACTGCTGTTAAAGATGACCAGATTACAACAGAAAACCTTAATGAGAAAGTCTCAAATTTAGCTGAGAAATTGAACTTACCAATAAAAAAGGTATTTCAATCTTTGAGATTTGCTCTTGCTGGCTCACATCCTGGTGCAAAATTACCAATCTTGATTGGCATAATAGGTCCTAAACAGACAATGGAAAGAATAGACAATGCAATTGTGTTTTTAAAGCAAGTCCAAGATGACACTCCCATTGGAAAAAAACATGGAGCACAATGCTTATAG
- the OPI10 gene encoding Opi10p (similar to Saccharomyces cerevisiae OPI10 (YOL032W); ancestral locus Anc_7.99) — protein MFAAIASGNPIQLSVEVPNSNGLQHTIVLSSTKPKLYSHISLFVLPNVTFPANYIATVYFKLNPNEEFKLFGYLDVEKPSAIFKVKLPNSGHTPAPVGDGLGEIDMDTEEAPSLGTTSNISELIIGISIEPRDIGLPRLEEWKAERSASANSSSLIVARSGAARGINTVGQLASVYPILTQDLAAKIVQHAYNYLSGFLDMNGNVSIKRFDTWWDKFKNRLANDGSFLDEVTSN, from the coding sequence ATGTTTGCAGCTATCGCATCGGGAAACCCTATCCAATTATCTGTTGAAGTTCCCAATTCCAATGGGCTACAGCATACCATTGTGCTATCCTCGACGAAACCAAAGTTATATTCACACATATCCTTATTTGTACTTCCGAATGTTACATTTCCTGCAAACTATATTGCTACTGTCTACTTCAAACTAAATCCAAATGAGGAATTCAAGTTATTTGGTTATTTAGACGTTGAGAAACCAAGTGCTATCTTTAAGGTGAAACTGCCCAACAGCGGTCATACTCCAGCTCCGGTTGGAGATGGATTGGGAGAAATTGACATGGACACAGAAGAAGCACCATCACTTGGTACCACAAGCAACATATCAGAATTAATTATTGGTATTTCCATCGAGCCCAGAGATATAGGTTTACCTAGATTAGAAGAATGGAAGGCCGAGCGTAGTGCTTCTGCGAATAGTTCATCTTTGATTGTTGCAAGATCTGGAGCAGCAAGAGGTATTAACACGGTTGGTCAATTGGCTTCTGTGTACCCTATTCTAACGCAGGATCTAGCAGCTAAAATAGTTCAACATGCTTATAATTATCTATCAGGGTTTTTAGATATGAACGGTAATGTATCCATCAAAAGATTTGATACATGGTGGGATAAATTTAAGAACAGACTCGCGAACGACGGATCGTTCTTAGATGAAGTTACTAGTAAttaa
- the DEP1 gene encoding Rpd3L histone deacetylase complex subunit DEP1 (similar to Saccharomyces cerevisiae DEP1 (YAL013W); ancestral locus Anc_7.94): protein MREETAKEATTFSDTGTNVASSSNIVDSKPIVNSDSELSSNTGVEEDRESMLSAVGSSNNSNLSEYYVSSDAETEKMENTSGAVNVSIDEPPKLSDLIPDEDENKVQLNKRSVEEAYASDKGNSSGFEGDREVKKIKVLPEPVLETEQQSISADASDVADTEKVAPEEDVKLEESAVADDQEPSATPANIVEKEEENVNEEHEQEPEPEPDFEIGTNQEIDQLEGDGEDAEVEDVEDDDEDEKEMIDNHSSLNTYENNASEEDMDAGDMAKGETVSPMVLEETRLLALKEITDIEYRFAELRQKLYDNKLVRLQTELQMCLEGSHPELQKYYTKIASIRDYKLRRAYTQQKYELKCIDEQTRATRTFIHQDFYKKAIDLRNNMLNNTTQQWYDINKERRDMDITVPTMNYHVPVKIAGKTLSCITGYAGPAQQRYAGEELLEDFEAENIKFSYRSNPVDKLEVIVDRMRTNNELSDLAGLKKFYNGFPGAPDLNGLKDIEVLEDLQNIRQVKL from the coding sequence ATGAGAGAAGAGACAGCGAAGGAGGCTACGACATTTAGTGATACGGGTACAAACGTTGCTTCAAGTTCTAATATTGTTGATTCAAAACCGATTGTAAACAGTGATTCGGAATTGTCTTCCAACACAGGTGTGGAAGAAGATAGAGAGAGTATGCTAAGTGCTGTTGGGTCGAGTAACAATTCTAATTTATCAGAGTACTACGTTTCCAGCGACGCtgaaacagaaaaaatGGAGAACACGTCCGGTGCTGTCAATGTCTCGATTGATGAGCCACCAAAGTTGTCTGATCTGATCCCAGACGAAGATGAAAACAAAGTACAGTTGAACAAGAGGAGCGTCGAGGAGGCGTATGCGAGCGATAAGGGAAATAGCAGCGGGTTCGAAGGGGACAGGGAGGTCAAAAAGATCAAAGTTCTGCCTGAGCCTGTCCTAGAGACAGAACAACAGAGTATATCTGCAGATGCGTCTGATGTTGCGGACACCGAGAAAGTTGCTCCTGAAGAAGACGTTAAACTCGAGGAATCTGCGGTTGCAGATGATCAGGAACCGAGTGCGACCCCTGCTAACATAGTCGAAAAAGAGGAAGAGAATGTTAATGAGGAGCATGAGCAAGAACCTGAACCTGAACCTGATTTTGAGATTGGAACCAACCAAGAAATAGATCAGCTGGAGGGTGACGGCGAGGACGCCGAAGTGGAAGATGTAGAAGACGACGATGAGGACGAAAAAGAAATGATCGATAACCACAGCAGCCTCAACACCTACGAAAATAACGCCTCTGAAGAAGATATGGATGCTGGTGATATGGCCAAGGGCGAAACGGTGTCACCCATGGTGCTCGAGGAGACCAGGTTGTTGGCATTGAAAGAGATAACCGACATCGAATATAGGTTTGCTGAATTAAGGCAGAAACTGTATGACAACAAGCTGGTGAGGCTTCAGACCGAGCTTCAAATGTGTCTAGAAGGCTCGCATCCCGAGTTACAGAAATATTACACCAAGATCGCATCAATCAGAGACTACAAACTCCGCCGAGCCTACACACAGCAGAAATATGAACTGAAATGCATCGATGAACAGACCAGAGCAACACGTACCTTCATCCACCAGGACTTCTACAAGAAGGCCATTGACTTACGTAACAACATGCTGAACAACACCACTCAGCAATGGTACGATATCAATAAGGAAAGGCGCGACATGGACATCACCGTCCCCACAATGAACTACCATGTGCCTGTCAAAATTGCCGGCAAGACACTGAGCTGCATCACCGGGTATGCCGGTCCAGCGCAGCAAAGGTACGCCGGCGAGGAGCTTTTGGAAGACTTCGAGGCCGAGAACATCAAGTTCAGTTACAGGTCAAACCCAGTGGACAAACTGGAGGTAATCGTCGACAGAATGCGCACAAACAACGAGCTGAGCGACCTGGCAGGTCTCAAGAAGTTCTACAACGGATTTCCAGGTGCTCCAGACCTCAACGGTCTGAAGGACATCGAGGTGCTCGAGGACCTGCAAAACATCAGACAGGTCAAACTGTAG